The DNA region acaattaaaTAGGTAATTAAGCACAATAGGGACCTCCAGGGCCTCCGTAATAGAACAATATGGAACCACCTCCCCCCCATATGACGCTGTAGCAATGGTTGGCGGTGGCGAAGAGCCGCACATTGCTCTGTGGAACCACGACGTTTAACGGGTGGAAGATGAACACAGATCGGAAGTAGGCTGCCTTCCCCCATCCCTCCTCGGACATGTAGCCACTGCCCATGCGCGTCGTCGTGTGATGCCCCTTGTTCCGCTTGTTCAGCACCGAGCCAACCCACTTCACCTGCCTCGCCTCCTGGAACCTCATGTCCTCACCGCCGAACAACTTTCCCGGCCAATAACCCACCGGCTCCCCTTTCAGTTCGAGCCACCAATTCAAATCCGTATTGTCCTgttgatcaatatatatatatatatatatcgaaagaaaaaacaaaaatacaTACTAATTTCAAGCTTTGAGCTAGAGACATTTTGCCGATCGATCTTAAACTTCTGTATACCTTGTAAACTGTTATTGGGAGGACGAATTGCGAGCCGTTGTAGGTTGAGAGAGGGTGCACAATAAGTCCCGGCGCAAACTTTTGGCTGACTTGGACGAAGCCTGGGCAGAGTAAGTTATAGCAGCCTGTCCTCCCGTACCCATCTGCCTGTAACATGAACAGCAGACAAGAATCCATCAGGCTAAATGCCCTTTTGGTTTCTATCAATATGTTCTAATTGATTCGAGATTTGGCAGCAACCAGCAACTAGGAGTTTATAAACAGAAAACTCACCGTCCAATAAGTGTACAGCCGAGTTTTTTGGTCCCCAAATAATTCTGGATTCACCTGCCAAAGTAATTATTTATATGTGATTCATCGAATCTTTATAAATCATCAAGTAAACTACAGATCGCCTGCCAAACAATCTGCTGATGAAATGCATGTGTTCGTCGTGGTGTGGGATAGAATTAGCCTTACTATCCAGCCAGCTTCAATGTAGTATTTCACGGCGTCTGAGATCTCAATGGCACTGTGGCTCCACTCATTAGGTTCCACGGGGATATTCCAAACATTGATCGAAGCTTTGGCTCCGAGGTAAGTTCCTGCTCCGGCCTTCAGGGCTCCTGCTTGCTGATGATCACGATTAAAGGAAATTAATTACTGGAGAAGAATTCATTATTTTGTATTTTATACATCATAAAACTTGTATTTTTCACCCTTTCAGCTGTCTGATTAAGCTGGAATTTGATCTTGATCATTAATGACTAATTTGGGAGCAATCATCAATTATGATCAGATCAAATCCTCACTAATTAGATATCTAAAAGGGGTCTTCATTAATGATATTAGTGAGCCTTCATATATAGGATTTCAATTCTGAGTAATCGACTTACATCAATGGTGCCACCATTAGTGTTACGTCTTCCAAAGTTTTCTAAGGATGCAACTCTACGTAGATCGCTCATCTGAGTTCTTCTAATCGGGACTGTTCCTGGTGGGCAACTCTCGATATTTTGCGTTGCGGGTTCATCTATTGTTTGATTGTCGAGGTCCTCTTCCACCTCTGGTATAAAGATTGGTTTCATCTATAAATAAATATACACACAAGGAAATTGTTGTTAGTTTTTAATAATGAGGtagagtgtatatatatataaaaaggcaTCATTCAGTAATTTATTGATTTAGTGAAAAGAATCAAAACCAGAGTGAAATATTTCAATTTCAGTCTAGATTATTTTGAAATCATAATTGaacaacatatatatatcaaCAAATTAAAAGATCAATCAAAAACTAACTTCAAAGCAAAATTTgtatttaattaaaactattgTAATTTAAGGTTCTAAAATTTAAACTTCAAGAAAAATACTTACATAAAGTTAAAGAAACAAAAAAGCCAGTTAATTAAACCTGAACTATGTGGTCCTTGAGCAAGGGGTGGTCAAGAGCAGGTTGCTTGTAGATATCAACACAATCAATTACCTCTCCATCTTTATTCTGTAAtgtacaaggaaaaaaaaaagaaaatagaagttTTTTTCTTGTTTAGATATTTGTTTATGTAAAATTAGATGACCAATTACAAGTTAAATTACCGTCATGGTTTTAACTGCAGGTTTGTTCAGGCGTTTTAAATAAGCTTCTAGAATTGATCAGGTTGGCCTTTCACCATCACAGTACAGGTTACGGAAACATGGAACAGAAGCCACAGAATAGTTGAAGTCAGAAAAATAAACAGCACTTGTGTTCTATCCATCAAGTCACTGTTCCAATTACAAACCTGCATATTATCCAATCAACAAGTGTGATAATCAATGTAAGTTGGTTCCTTACTGCTTTTAGTTAGTAGAAGGAAAGAGACGAAATGAAAAGCAAATTATTTATAAAACTAGTTAAGGTCTGAGATGACAAGAGCTTAAAAAGTCTtcaaatttttttgataattttaaaactttaatgaGCATTTTAGATTGCTATGAACTTCTGACAAAAACTGGTCACCAACAGCAATGGTTCAATACAAATGGAGCAAAAGCAATATGTTAAGAAGCTAGAAAAAATTTCCCTGCTCTTACACTTTCTTCTTCCTAAAAATAAAATGTTTCCTTAGACGCCTTTTCTTTCACCTTTCCTTCGCTCAGGAAAATGAATTAAAGTGGAAGAATGAAAAGAAAAACTACTGCTACTACTTACGCAGTATTGGCTTCAGATGAACACTTGAAGGTGGCATTGGTAAAACTCATTAATTTATAATGGTTGGCTGCGGATGACTTCGAATatcattaattaactaattaaatgAGTGCTGCAGACACTGACAGAATGAATACAAGTCAGCTAGGAATCTCATTGAATGAATAAATTAACTCTTCTTTAATTTCCTATCCGGGAAAAAAACACTCTCCATTATTGAGAGCATGCgtttttaaatttaatcaatttaaaccaCCGGTAGAATTCTAATTCCTGAAGTATCAATATACTGCAGCAAATTGTTGTTTTCTCTCAACAAAAAAtacaattagattagattaggGATAAAATCTAGAGTTGtaaataatattcatgaacaactttagtattcaattaattaaataaatttgaacaattaattaaattaaatgaacaagtaTGAATATCTATGTATTCAAGTtgttaatattcatgaacaacatctatgaataatatttataaataatattcacAATAAAACTCTtatgaatatattaaataaataaaaaactttttaagtgaataaaataaatttttattataaagcCCAAtagtcaataaaaaaaatttaaaatgtaaaacttcaaataataaaataatttaaattgagaGTTCGGTCATCTTTAAAAATAATCAAACTCAAGCCAAATTTAAATAAAGctcaaatttataaaaataaattaagtcaaatttgaacaatcattttaataacttagttcattttaaacttgacttggtttgactcgattaccttatcaaataaatttaaacatcaTAAAACTTGGCTCGACTTGATTCCTTTACGGCCCTAATGAAATCCCTCTAATAGCAAGTGCATTTAGGCAACAATCGGTATAAGGGGGCAACAACACCTGCAATCGTCAGGTCTAATGGCCGGAGGAGAACATGAAATAAGAAAAGGGAGAAtcggagaaagaagaagaaatggcgGACAGAGTGGTCAAACACTCTCAAGAATTAGACGGAGGAATCAAGCTAAGTATATATTGTGAAGAAGATGATCGACGAGACACATATTTGTCTTTAAATCAATTGTGTTTATAATTAGTTtgcatattgatcctgtccggaatctgaaTCAGACGGACCGCCGGATGAGGTGGATAGAATATTGATCGAGTAACAATGTCCTGAAAGGAGGGGGTATAcggagatgacttctatgttgaccaagcattcagaagtcctctggtcaacgctacatGCAGCCAGCAATCGAGTTGTCCCAGTCTCTAGTACCCTGAGGCACGAGGCAGATCCAACaaatatataagtaacagactcATATGTATAATAACGAAATGCACATAGAACATGAATAGAGAAAGTACCCTAGCCCAGGGGGatgccctcggatgggacgttgCTCAAATGGTTGTGACCCGGAAGAGCAGATGACTCTGAGTcggatgaagagctggatctgacgaagcGGAGTCGGACGCAGCACGAAGCCGGAAGCAGCGACATGAAACCGAAAGCGacctcggcacgcaggccgggctaTGACATCAACACGCAGGCCAGGATACAATGGCGGAATGAAGGCTGAAACATAATATCGACACGCAGGCCGAGATATGACACACAACCTAGAATCTAACACACAGGTCGGATGGCACAAAGACTGGAACATAGCAAAGACAGAGCATAATCAAATCGGAGCCCACTGACAGCGAGGGCTCGGAGGCCCAATCAGCCTCAAAGGCGCATAGCATGGCGGACGACCTGGAGGTGGGTTGCGATGAGGTGGCAAGAGAGGCGAGGCTGTGGCGTCCTAGAGGAGATCGCCAATGGGTGGTTGTGGACACAAAAAAAGAGGGAGATGGAGGAAGCACTTGGCTGTCGGCGCCCGCTGGAAGCGGCTGTGAGTGCTAGTGCACTAAGGGAGAGGAAGACGGTGGAAGCTTGCTGGAGATGAGGGAGAAGGCGACAGAGGCGGTCGTGGCTACTCATGGTTGGTGGCGTCAGTAGGAGGGAGAAGCAGTGCTGGCGGCAgcgtggagaagagaaaggggaggaGGTTGCGACATCGAGAGAGGAAGCAACGACGGCGTTCGCGATGGGAGTCGCGTGGGTGAGGAGAAGGGGCGACCAGAGGCGCCCACCAACGAGAGGTGAGGGAGTGGGGTGCGATGGCTTGCTGGCGAGGTGTCGGCGAGAGCCTCCGGCGAGGCGACACCGATTGGAGGTGGTAGCGTGCCTCTCTCGTGACCCTCCTGGTGGCGGAAGCAGAACCACGAAGAAGCCCCCCCTCCAACGCGATGAATAGTGCCACATAAAACCCCAAAAACCCTCCACATGTGAAAAGACCAAATTGCCCCTCCTCTTTTCCCTAATTTCCTCTAAGCCCTCTAAATATATCCACATCACAAACCTCCCCTtaaagtctaatcgaaggaggtgcaagtccgactgactagacccaaccaAACGAAAAATAAAATCCCGCCTGAATGCATAATCATATCGCTGGGCTTGTCATATAGTGTCGGACGAGTAGCTATGACGGTGTCGAGTAAGTGACTGAAGCAATATCGAGTGAGCGACGAAAAATGGTACCGAACGTATGCCGAGCAAGCGATCGATTGAATGTCGTTCGGGAGACCAAGTGATATTGAGAAGATGGTCGGACATGGCTGAGCAGGCGGTTGAGCAAATGCAGACCGGGTGACTATGAGAATGTTGAGCGAGTGACTAAGCGgtactgtcacgccccggaggagtccctgtcccaagaaatttcgacagcatctcccctgtacggcggacaatctgaaactttctacaccaccatatacctcagccacattcggctggaataataacaataataaaaatacatcacacagccatccacgcagttaaatagataacaaactagaacagggataatatgactcaaaaacaaccctactcaactacactcgtaaagctcaaaaccgacaaTAAAATCCACatacctcttctgtcgtctaggcagacgtgtagtaaaacaaatccaattaaaaacTCATCTGCAATGTCCATATAAAATCCAAGTATATCAAAACAATACAGTTTTCAACATAGTCTTGTAAAAGACACCAAAAGATAATAGACATCCTCGTGGACTCCAGGGGACTagtaactggaactctctcctgacagcatcaacctgaaaatagtaaatatccacggggtgagtcaactcctcagcgggtaacaactgatatacatagtagagaaTTAACATCTAgcattaatcatgcgtacagtatcctgatataaggaagataaaatgcaactgtagtaaacaagagaaaactgtactaaccaggacctggtacaaggataaacagtccgagaggtatagaaatcctgtatgcatgtcaagcatgacatccaaccaatatgcagcaaataaatgcagcaaacacaatcacaagaaataaatacatcaatgtgtatgatgccaatgatgcgtcctggtcacccctgacaccagtcaaccatctcacacacaatagtgagacagagtgggtagggctgtgacaaccgtgcactctgtcatcactgctcctgatgagtaaccgagtggacgggatgttgtcggagtacacctattctcctaccccaaatcataaatgggggagcacaatgctctcaactcccgatacacgatgacggagaggaatctctgccgacttctacgctgcgtcacactacccatgagcggaccaacgaagccaaacagagtccctgctgcaacacactctgcctgtatcgaccactaacccatgagtggtggtgtgtgcagatccatgtaactggcgatgtgctcaacaataatggagtggactatcgcacagcatgcaatcatgcgaatggtgcatggcactaactatggaaatatcctgagctaatccatatatatatatagaaggtgcaccttaggtcaatgaatcaaatcaaaggtacacagataagacaaggtataaaacctaggtcctaaacatggtgaagcatggtatatcactaccccctataagcatgtataagcaggtaagaaataacatgagatgcaaaacaagtatcaaccaagcatgtaacaagtatcaggtagtgactaaccgaaacagataagaaacataattattgcaatttgttaaattcactactatgcatatcaaacggcataaagtcagaagtacccgcctccaataggaatgtccaaatccgacatcgagatactcgtctcgcgtcaaagtcctgtgtcacgtatagaaatatattttatttagctacaatcctataaatagctaaa from Zingiber officinale cultivar Zhangliang chromosome 4B, Zo_v1.1, whole genome shotgun sequence includes:
- the LOC121978421 gene encoding uncharacterized protein LOC121978421 — protein: MPPSSVHLKPILQAYLKRLNKPAVKTMTNKDGEVIDCVDIYKQPALDHPLLKDHIVQMKPIFIPEVEEDLDNQTIDEPATQNIESCPPGTVPIRRTQMSDLRRVASLENFGRRNTNGGTIDQAGALKAGAGTYLGAKASINVWNIPVEPNEWSHSAIEISDAVKYYIEAGWIVNPELFGDQKTRLYTYWTADGYGRTGCYNLLCPGFVQVSQKFAPGLIVHPLSTYNGSQFVLPITVYKDNTDLNWWLELKGEPVGYWPGKLFGGEDMRFQEARQVKWVGSVLNKRNKGHHTTTRMGSGYMSEEGWGKAAYFRSVFIFHPLNVVVPQSNVRLFATANHCYSVIWGGGGSILFYYGGPGASPPPSVASSAAKAFIACGLPPKRRPSRDLPPAPSPRKGPTLSTTSAASLPPTSTAASSQRWGPLAPPSSPANSRPPPPADLQRRLLFCLGILQQA